The following proteins are encoded in a genomic region of Neovison vison isolate M4711 chromosome 12, ASM_NN_V1, whole genome shotgun sequence:
- the LOC122890858 gene encoding LOW QUALITY PROTEIN: uncharacterized protein LOC122890858 (The sequence of the model RefSeq protein was modified relative to this genomic sequence to represent the inferred CDS: inserted 2 bases in 2 codons; deleted 3 bases in 3 codons; substituted 2 bases at 2 genomic stop codons), translating to MGQTVTTPLSLTLSHWSDVRDRANNQSVEIRKKKWVTFCSSEWPTFNVGWPRNGTFNLDIISQVEAKVFSPGPHGHPNQVPYIVTWRALASDPPLWVQPFVPLPKPCSSPITPTAPPPLREQLSHPQPTPPPPTPTSSSLYPALTPLQDKSPKPPKPAPVLPPDTGSPLIDLLTEEPPPYPEAATEEREPSSLASPIAGRLRDRRVQPPSQASQAFPLREGPNGRPQYWPFTASDLYNWKQHNLPFSKDPVALTNLIESILVIHQPTWDDCQQLLQTLLTSEEKQRVLLEARKNVPGDDGRPTQLPNEIDTAFLLTRPNWDFATPAGREHLRLYRQLLIAGLRAAARRPTNLAQVKQVIQGKEETPSAFLERLKEAYRMYTPYDPDDEGQATSVSMSFIWQSSPDIRSKLQRLEGLQGYTLSDLLKEAEKVFNKRETPEEKEERMWLRMKEAQDERDKKRSKELTKVLATVVTQGQNREGVRLGERERRGTKLDKDQYAYCKERGHWARECPKNPKNLRGPPTPKPLTFLLTLEDXGSRGQSPPPPEPRITLSVGGQPVTFLVDTGAQHSVLTQTLGPLSNRTAWVQGATGGKNYRWTTERRVQLATGKVTHSFLHVPDCPYPLLGRDLLTKLKAQIYFNPEGAAITGPNGGPLQVLTLHLEEEYRLYEPEQPSEVQNGAWLKEFPTAWVETGGMGMAHQQPPLLIQLKATATPVSLKQYPMSHEARQGIRPHIKRLLDQGILIPCRSPWNTPLLPVKKPGTGDYWPVQDLREVNKRVEDIHPSVPNPYNLLSTLPPSHGWYTVLDLKDAFFCLRLHPVSQPLFAFEWRGPDLGLSGQLTWTRLPQGFKNSPTLFDEALHRDLADFRVQHSSLVLLQYVDDLLLAANTKENCLNGSKALLRALGQLGYRASAKKAQICQKQVTYLGYQLREGQRWLTEARKQTILRISTPTTPRQLREFLGTAGFCRLWIPGFAEMAAPLYPLTKQGAQFHWGKEQQQAFSNIKKALLESPALGLPDVTKAFELFIDEKQGYAKGVLTQKLGPWKRPVAYLSKKLDPVAAGWPXCLRMVAAIAILVKDAGKLTLGQSLTILAPHAVEALVKQPPDRWLSNARLTHYQAMLLDTDRVKFGPVVALNPATLLPLPEAMETHDCLQILAEVHGTRKDLTDQPLMGADYTWYTDGSSFLHNGERRAGAAVTSETEVIWSKTLSPGTSAQQAELIALTQALQMAEGKKLNVYTDSCYAFATAHVHGEIYRRRGLLTSEGKEIKNKPEILALLKALFLPQKLSIIHCPGHQKDNSPVARGNQLADQAAKEAALGEKETGPILTLSTRPPQENNKPMEYSSEDQELLKKMGATWDPREGTYIMNEKIVMPTSYSHHIVQSLHSLTHLSENKIKTLLNNEHQPYLLLNQDKALRSIIKNCLVCAQVNARKTYAAPGVRVRGHRPGVHWEIDFTEVKPGLYGYRYLLVFVDTFSGWVEAFPTKHETSNVVTKKXTXRNLPQVWDTPGIGHRQWSSLHLPGTPDRSERGLEATGCSLPGAARKSNCATSIPDRRLCLDPQASDQEP from the exons ATGGGACAGACAGTGACTACCCCCTTAAGTCTGACCCTAAGCCACTGGAGTGACGTCCGGGACCGGGCAAACAACCAGTCGGTGGAAATACGGAAAAAGAAATGGGTCACCTTCTGTTCCTCCGAATGGCCCACTTTCAATGTAGGATGGCCACGCAATGGCACCTTTAACCTCGATATTATTTCTCAGGTGGAAGCCAAAGTTTTCAGCCCCGGGCCCCATGGACACCCCAATCAGGTGCCCTATATTGTCACCTGGAGGGCTCTAGCTTCAGACCCCCCACTTTGGGTCCAGCCCTTTGTTCCCCTTCCTAAACCCTGCTCTTCCCCTAtcacccccaccgccccgcctCCCCTAAGAGAGCAATTGTCCCATCCCCAACCCACTCCTCCTCCACCCActcctacttcctcttctctttacccCGCCCTCACCCCGCTCCAAGACAAGTCCCCAAAACCCCCCAAGCCTGCTCCTGTTTTGCCTCCAGACACGGGGTCCCCTCTTATCGACCTGTTAACAGAAGAACCTCCTCCATACCCGGAGGCTGCAACAGAAGAGCGAGAGCCTAGTTCTCTGGCGTCACCCATTGCGGGGCGACTTAGGGATCGACGTGTGCAGCCTCCAAGCCAAGCCTCCCAGGCTTTCCCCTTGAGGGAGGGTCCAAATGGTCGGCCACAGTATTGGCCCTTTACCGCTTCTGACCTTTATAACTGGAAGCAACATAACCTCCCCTTCTCTAAGGACCCCGTCGCCCTGACTAACTTGATTGAATCTATTCTAGTTATCCATCAACCCACTTGGGATGATTGTCAACAGCTGTTGCAGACTCTGCTGACCtcggaggaaaagcagagagtcCTCCTGGAAGCCCGAAAGAACGTACCGGGCGATGATGGGCGACCAACCCAGTTGCCCAATGAGATCGACACAGCCTTTCTCTTAACCCGCCCAAATTGGGATTTCGCCACACCTGCAGGTAGGGAGCACCTTCGTCTCTATCGCCAGTTGCTCATAGCGGGTCTCCGAGCAGCTGCGAGACGGCCCActaatttggctcaggttaagcaagtaatacaggggaaggaagaaacacCTTCTGCCTTTCTAGAAAGACTTAAGGAGGCTTATAGAATGTACACCCCGTATGACCCTGATGATGAAGGGCAAGCAACTAGTGTATCGATGTCCTTTATCTGGCAGTCAAGCCCTGACATTAGGAGCAAATTACAGAGATTAGAAGGGCTACAGGGGTATACGCTGTCTGACTTattaaaagaggcagaaaaggtgttcaataagagagaaactccagaagagaaagaggagagaatgtggttAAGAATGAAAGAGGCACAGGATGAGAGAGACAAGAAGCGGAGCAAGGAATTGACTAAGGTATTGGCCACCGTAGTTACTCAGGGACAGAACAGAGAGGGAGTCAGACTGGGAGAGCGAGAACGAAGAGGGaccaaactagacaaagaccaGTATGCCtattgtaaggaaagaggacactgggcACGAGAGTGTCCCAAGAACCCCAAGAATCTCAGAGGACCCCCGACGCCCAAACCACTGACTTTCCTACTGACGTTGGAAGACTAGGGAAGTCggggccag agcccccccccccccgagcccAGGATAACTTTAAGCGTCGGGGGGCAGCCAGTTACCTTCCTAGTAGACACCGGGGCCCAGCATTCAGTCCTAACCCAGACTCTAGGACCACTCAGCAACCGAACtgcttgggtacaaggagcaactgGAGGAAAGAACTATCGGTGGACCACAGAACGCAGGGTCCAGCTGGCTACCGGTAAGGTGACGCATTCATTTTTACACGTACCCGATTGCCCCTACCCGTTATTGGGAAGAGACCTTCTAACCAAGTTAAAGGCCCAAATCTACTTCAACCCGGAAGGGGCGGCAATAACAGGCCCCAACGGGGGACCCTTACAGGTACTAACCCTCCATTTGGAGGAAGAATATAGACTATATGAACCTGAACAACCCTCAGAGGTCCAAAATGGAGCCTGGCTAAAAGAATTCCCTACGGCCTGGGTGGAAACGGGGGGCATGGGAATGGCTCATCAACAACCCCCTCTCTTAATCCAACTCAAGGCAACAGCCACCCCAGTGTCGTTAAAGCAGTACCCAATGTCTCATGAAGCCCGCCAAGGCATAAGGCCCCATATTAAGAGACTTCTCGATCAAGGAATCCTAATTCCCTGCCGGTCACCTTGGAATACACCTCTCTTACCAGTAAAAAAACCCGGCACAGGAGATTACTGGCCAGTACAGGATCTGAGAGAAGTTAACAAAAGAGTTGAGGACATACATCCCTCCGTGCCCAATCCATATAATCTACTGAgcaccctgcccccttcccatggATGGTATACGGTGCTAGATTTGAAAGATGCCTTTTTCTGTTTAAGACTACATCCGGTGAGCCAACCACTCTTTGCCTTTGAGTGGAGGGGCCCAGATCTTGGGCTCTCAGGACAGTTAACTTGGACCCGGCTTCCCCAGGGTTTCAAGAACAGTCCCACTCTGTTTGACGAGGCGCTGCACAGAGACTTAGCTGATTTCCGGGTGCAGCATTCCTCCCTGGTACTTCTTCAATATGTCGATGATCTCCTCTTGGCTGCTAACACCAAGGAAAACTGCCTGAACGGCAGTAAAGCCCTCTTACGGGCACTGGGACAGTTAGGGTACCGGGCCTCAGCAAAAAAAGCCCAGATATGCCAAAAACAAGTCACCTACTTGGGATACCAgctgagggaaggacagagatggcTCACTGAGGCACGAAAGCAAACTATCCTCCGCATTTCCACACCCACCACCCCACGCCAGCTAAGGGAATTTCTGGGAACTGCTGGATTTTGCCGCCTATGGATCCCTGGGTTTGCGGAAATGGCAGCCCCTTTATATCCCCTCACTAAGCAAGGGGCTCAGTTTCACTGGGGCAAGGAGCAGCAACAGGCCTTTTCCAACATCAAAAAGGCTTTACTAGAatccccagccctgggactcCCAGATGTGACTAAGGCCTTCGAACTGTTCATAGATGAAAAACAGGGCTATGCCAAGGGAGTACTAACCCAAAAGCTAGGGCCTTGGAAGCGCCCGGTGGCCTACCTGTCAAAGAAGTTAGACCCTGTGGCCGCTGGTTGGC CCTGTCTGCGAATGGTGGCTGCCATCGCCATCCTAGTCAAGGACGCGGGCAAGCTAACTTTGGGCCAGTCACTGACCATCTTGGCC CCCCATGCGGTTGAAGCCTTGGTCAAGCAGCCCCCAGACAGGTGGCTCTCCAATGCTCGCCTGACTCATTATCAGGCCATGCTCCTGGACACTGATCGTGTA AAGTTCGGGCCTGTGGTGGCGCTCAACCCTGCCACCCTACTCCCCTTACCCGAGGCAATGGAAACACATGATTGCCTCCAGATTCTAGCTGAAGTCCATGGCACCCGAAAGGATCTGACGgaccagcccctcatgggagcggACTACACCTGGTATACAGATGGCAGTAGCTTCCTGCACAATGGCGAGCGAAGAGCGGGAGCTGCAGTGACTAGTGAGACAGAGGTAATCTGGTCCAAGACGCTATCCCCTGGGACATCAGCTCAGCAGGCGGAACTCATCGCCCTGACCCAGGCTCTGCAGAtggcagaaggtaagaaactAAACGTTTATACCGACAGCTGCTATGCCTTTGCTACGGCCCACGTGCATGGTGAAATCTATCGGAGAAGAGGGCTCCTCACCTCcgagggaaaagaaattaaaaataaacctgaaatacTGGCTCTGCTCAAAGCTTTGTTCCTGCCCCAAAAGTTGAGCATTATACACTGCCCGGGTCACCAAAAGGATAATAGCCCGGTGGCAAGGGGAAACCAGCTGGCAGATCAAGCTGCTAAGGAAGCTGCCCTGGGGGAAAAAGAGACTGGGCCCATTCTCACCCTGAGCACACGGCCCccacaagaaaataataaacctatggaatacagttCTGAGGATCAGGAGCTGCTAAAGAAAATGGGGGCTACATGGGACCCGAGAGAAGGGACATACATCATGAACGAAAAAATTGTTATGCCCACTTCGTATTCTCACCACATAGTCCAATCCTTGCACTCACTGACCCATCTGAgcgaaaacaaaataaaaaccctccTAAATAATGAGCACCAACCGTATTTGTTACTAAACCAAGACAAGGCGTTGCGATCCA